Proteins from a single region of Penaeus monodon isolate SGIC_2016 chromosome 12, NSTDA_Pmon_1, whole genome shotgun sequence:
- the LOC119579416 gene encoding prostate stem cell antigen-like, which produces MKFAVAILLLTLIAVQSSEAIKCYECATGTDCKKEVNCTGVCTKTSTTTAGVTVSTKACSTVKLENGCKDSTIAGVTSNICVCDSDLCNTGVASHVAIPLMIVAALLGRLM; this is translated from the exons ATGAAGTTCGCCGTTGCCATCTTACTCCTGACACTTATTGCCGTGCAGTCAA GCGAGGCAATAAAATGCTACGAATGCGCTACCGGCACCGATTGCAAGAAGGAGGTCAATTGCACAGGCGTTTGCACGAAAACGTCAACCACGACAG ccGGAGTGACTGTCTCTACTAAAGCCTGTTCTACAGTCAAGCTCGAGAACGGATGCAAGGACTCCACCATTGCAGGAGTCACTAGCaacatctgtgtgtgtgactCCGACCTGTGCAACACCGGCGTCGCTAGTCATGTTGCTATTCCCCTCATGATCGTCGCTGCTCTCCTTGGTCGCctcatgtaa